The following DNA comes from Candidatus Hydrogenedentota bacterium.
CACTGGTAAGGGTCGTTTTACCGTGGTCGACGTGTCCAATGGTTCCCACGTTGACGTGGGGCTTAGTGCGTTCAAATTTTGCCTTCGCCATATCTTTTTCCAGTCTTTCCTCTTAGGTTTCAACTCTGAAACACATTTTTTGGATTTTACTAAACGCCGGTGAATGATCCCACCGGTAAACGCCCATTTTTGAGAGTGGAGCCCACGATCAGAATCGAACTGATGACCCCTTCCTTACCATGGAAGTGCTCTGCCGACTGAGCTACGCGGGCTCTCTTTAAAATTAAGGAAAAATCCAATGGAGCGGGAAACGAGGCTCGAACTCGCGACCCTCAGCTTGGAAGGCTGATGCTCTACCAACTGAGCTATTCCCGCGCCGATAATTTACACAAACGTCTTAAAGACGATATCAAAGATGGTGGTGGGAGTTGGATTCGAACCAACGTAGGCGCAAGCCAACGGGTTTACAGCCCGTCTCCTTTAGCCACTCGGACATCCCACCACACGAAAAAGCAATGATTATATACCTGCCAACGTTGTGTTCGACATAGCATAACAAACTATCAAGGGAGAGATCAAATTCATCTCTCTTTATCGAATCGACTGTGGATTCAAGCTAGGAATACAAGCCTTTTCCGCATCCGTCGATTAGGGTGTTTGTACGGTATATTTTTGCCGAAAACCGCCACAGCCTCTTGAAAAATTATTTGATTGCCTTTTTCTCTAAGCTGTTTGCCGCACGGGCAATGGCTATTTCTCCGGTACGTACCATTTCAATAATGCCAAAAGAACGCATCATATCAATAAAGGCTTTGACTTTGGCATGTGCTCCGGTTACTTCTACGGTCATCGTGCTGTTGTCGAGATCAACGATTTTGCCGCGAAAAATTTCAGCAATTTCCAAGACTTCGCTGCGACGTTTTTGGTCGGCGTTAACACGGATCATAACCAACTCACGTTCGACAAATGAGCGGTTGGTTAAATCTTCAACGCGCATAACATCCACCAGTTTGTTCAACTGTTGAATGATTTGGGCCAGTACATTATCATCTCCACGTACCGTAACCGTCATGCGTGAGACAGTCGGATCTTCCGTTTCACCAACGCATAAACTCGAGATGTTGTAGCCTCTGGCACTGAACATGCCGGACACGCGGGCAAGTACACCAAATTGGTTCGCTACCAGAACACTGATCATATGTTTTTTATCGGACATGGGTGTATACCTTTCTATCCGGGGTTAAGTGGATTAAATTGATTCATGGCTTGCTCTATGCCCTGTTCGAGCCAGAACAGCGCCGCTGACGCGGCTTTTTCGGTCATCTTTTCGACAACCGGAATTTCTTCATCTGTAAATCTGCCCAGTACAAAAGGGGACAGGTTTCCTTGGGGCATCTTCGCCGACGCGATGCCCAACCGTCCACGGTTGAAATTGGTAGTTCCCAAGATATCAGTAATCGATGTCAACCCTTTATGACCGCCGGCGCCGCCGCCCGCACGAAGGCGTACCGTACCCAAAGGCAAGTGCCGATCATCCACAAAAATTAACATGTCAGTCGGCTCACAGCCATAGCGTCGTGCCAACCAGCCGATGGCTTGACCGCTCAGATTCATAAAGGTCTGGGGTTTTATCAATAACACGGAATGGCCTGCGTGAAAAGCGCGGGCGACCAAGGCATTATTAATGACCCGTGAAAAGCTCACCTGCAATTTTTCAGCGATTCGATCCGCCACCACAAATCCGGCGTTATGGCGGGTTCGCTCGTACTGTCGGCCCGGATTCCCAAGACCAATGAGCAATTTCACACCGATTATTCCTATTAAAGAAGCAATTACGCCTCTTCTGTGGATTCCGTTTCCTCTGTATCTTCTGCAGCTTCGTCGTCTTCAACTTCAGCTTCTACGACGCGCGGCGCATGGATGGAGGCGATGGTCAACGTGGACTCAGAAATAATGGTCACGCTATCGGGCACAACCAGATTGGCGACATGGATGCTTTCGCCGATATCCAAATCGCTAATGTCCACATCTAATTGAACCGGAATTTCCTGGGGCAGACACTCGACAATAACTTCACGAATTTGTTGGTCAATGATACCGCCTTCAACAACACCTTTAGACCGACCAACCAGCACAATAGCGACGGGACTCTGAATTTTCTCATCCAGACGAATACGTAAAAAATCCACATGCCGCATTTTGCTGTTGACAGGATGACGCTGGATTTCTTTCACGATCACCGGGGTATTGGCTTCAGGATTATCTTCAAACTTCAATTCCAGTACGACGTGAATACTTTTTTCTGATTGAAGAATTTTTTCCAAGGAGCTGCGTTCCACAGAAATGGACAGGTTGTCTTTGTCGCTGCCATATAATACGGATGGAACATTACCCTCAAGACGGGTTTGCGTGTTAAATCCTTTTTGGCCCGTCGACCGCATTTTTGCTTTTAATTCATGTAATTTCATTTTTCGTTAAGCCTCCGAATCATATCAGACCGTAAATAGACTGCTAATCGATTCATCTTTGTGAATACGTTTCATTGCTTCTCCCACCAGTTGGGCGAGCGTTAATATTTGGATTCGTTTCATTGAAGACGCCCGCTCACCTAGAGGTATAGAATCGCTTACCAATACTTCTTCTAAGACAGAAGATTCAAGCAAATCCAGAGCCGGACCGCTGAACACGGGGTGAGTCGCACAAGCGCGCACACTCAGCGCTCCATGGTCCATGATCGCTTGGGCAGCTTTTATCAGTGTGCCGCCCGTATCGATCATGTCGTCCAAAATCAATGCATGGTGACCATCTACACGCCCAATAAGGTTCATGACCTCAGATTCGTTTTCTTTGGGCCGGCGTTTATCGACAATCGCGATAGGAACACCCAAGCGATTGGCAAAGCTGCGCGCCCGCGCAACACTGCCCATATCAGGCGAAACTACCATGAGATTTTCCTGCAGGCCGATTTTGCGCAAATGTTCGCAGAAAACGATATCCGCAGAAAGATGATCTACCAAAATATCAAAAAAACCTTGAATTTGACCGCAATGTAAATCCACGGTTAATACACGATCCGCGCCCGCCGCAGTAATGAGATTGGCAACCAATTTCGC
Coding sequences within:
- a CDS encoding aminoacyl-tRNA hydrolase produces the protein MKLLIGLGNPGRQYERTRHNAGFVVADRIAEKLQVSFSRVINNALVARAFHAGHSVLLIKPQTFMNLSGQAIGWLARRYGCEPTDMLIFVDDRHLPLGTVRLRAGGGAGGHKGLTSITDILGTTNFNRGRLGIASAKMPQGNLSPFVLGRFTDEEIPVVEKMTEKAASAALFWLEQGIEQAMNQFNPLNPG
- a CDS encoding 50S ribosomal protein L25, which produces MKLHELKAKMRSTGQKGFNTQTRLEGNVPSVLYGSDKDNLSISVERSSLEKILQSEKSIHVVLELKFEDNPEANTPVIVKEIQRHPVNSKMRHVDFLRIRLDEKIQSPVAIVLVGRSKGVVEGGIIDQQIREVIVECLPQEIPVQLDVDISDLDIGESIHVANLVVPDSVTIISESTLTIASIHAPRVVEAEVEDDEAAEDTEETESTEEA
- the ilvN gene encoding acetolactate synthase small subunit, which produces MSDKKHMISVLVANQFGVLARVSGMFSARGYNISSLCVGETEDPTVSRMTVTVRGDDNVLAQIIQQLNKLVDVMRVEDLTNRSFVERELVMIRVNADQKRRSEVLEIAEIFRGKIVDLDNSTMTVEVTGAHAKVKAFIDMMRSFGIIEMVRTGEIAIARAANSLEKKAIK
- a CDS encoding ribose-phosphate pyrophosphokinase; amino-acid sequence: MKIFTGSASQRLTEGICQHLGIPLGHATIGRFSDGEIHLQIHDHIRGHDVFIVNSTAPPVNDNLMELLIFCDAARRASAERITVVIPYYGYGRQDRKDKPRVPITAKLVANLITAAGADRVLTVDLHCGQIQGFFDILVDHLSADIVFCEHLRKIGLQENLMVVSPDMGSVARARSFANRLGVPIAIVDKRRPKENESEVMNLIGRVDGHHALILDDMIDTGGTLIKAAQAIMDHGALSVRACATHPVFSGPALDLLESSVLEEVLVSDSIPLGERASSMKRIQILTLAQLVGEAMKRIHKDESISSLFTV